A single window of Senegalia massiliensis DNA harbors:
- a CDS encoding cobalamin-dependent protein (Presence of a B(12) (cobalamin)-binding domain implies dependence on cobalamin itself, in one of its several forms, or in some unusual lineages, dependence on a cobalamin-like analog.), translating into MNVFGKRLKKLRKDYSLTQKKLALKLGIGQTTIANYENGSRFPNQQILKNFADFFNVSIDYLVGRTKNTNTLSSTSANINKDNIDFYELSNLYFINLKQENIFKATNLLLELINKNIKLEDIYYQIIEPSLFKIGDMWEKNELTVSEEHYLTEATKRIMSDVYSRYPIIETKNLNALFFCTHGERHSIGIRMISDVLEQNGWRIYFLGTDLPIDSILSMIKSKKIDLIAISTTMDYNLNSIKSMIKNIRLNCQNKDIKFLVGGRPFNLDKTLVDFVEADGFAENCKEVVKVANSLVKN; encoded by the coding sequence ATGAATGTTTTTGGTAAAAGACTTAAAAAATTAAGAAAAGATTATTCATTAACCCAAAAAAAATTAGCATTAAAATTAGGGATAGGTCAAACTACTATAGCAAATTATGAGAATGGTTCTAGATTTCCTAATCAACAAATTTTAAAAAATTTTGCTGATTTTTTTAATGTTTCAATAGATTATCTAGTTGGAAGAACAAAGAACACAAACACTTTAAGTTCAACTTCTGCTAATATAAATAAAGATAATATCGATTTTTATGAGCTTTCAAATCTTTATTTCATAAATTTAAAGCAAGAAAATATTTTTAAAGCTACTAATTTATTATTAGAACTAATTAATAAAAATATAAAGCTTGAAGATATATATTATCAAATCATTGAACCTTCATTATTTAAAATAGGGGATATGTGGGAAAAAAACGAGTTAACTGTAAGTGAAGAACACTATTTAACTGAAGCAACAAAAAGAATAATGTCAGATGTTTATTCCAGATATCCTATTATTGAAACTAAAAACTTAAATGCTTTATTTTTTTGTACTCATGGAGAAAGACATTCTATAGGAATTAGAATGATATCTGACGTTTTAGAGCAGAATGGATGGAGAATATATTTTTTAGGTACAGATTTGCCTATTGATAGTATATTAAGTATGATTAAAAGTAAAAAAATTGATTTAATAGCTATATCAACTACAATGGACTATAATTTAAATAGTATTAAATCAATGATAAAAAATATAAGACTAAATTGTCAAAATAAAGATATTAAATTTTTAGTAGGTGGTAGACCTTTTAACCTTGATAAAACTCTAGTGGACTTTGTTGAAGCAGATGGATTTGCTGAAAATTGTAAAGAAGTAGTAAAAGTAGCTAACTCCCTTGTTAAAAACTAA